GCGAAACGTTTGCCACGGAGCAGGGTTGAAAGTTTGAGGAAGTGGCAGCGGTTGATTAGGTGAAAAAGCAAGTAGTTTGCCGTGATGATCGAACAAGCGAATGTAGTAGGTACTCCGATCGCTGATGCCGATTGTATGGCGCTGAATCAAGGTGGAACTGATATTACAAAATTGACCTACTAAACATAATTCGGGAAAAATTCGCTGTAAAACAACTGCCGGATCTTCTGAAGCAGATAGCCTGGGTTCCAGACTGTCATGCAGCGTTCCAGCGATCGACTCAATTTCTCGTTCTAGTGCTGCCCAGTTTGCTTGAACGAGCGCTCGGTACATCCCGAACCAAGACAGGCTTAAAATTATCCCCATGACAAGCGCATACCAGAGTGCCAAACGGGCACGACTGCGGCGAAAAAGCTGGTGGCTGTTCATAGCGGCTGTTCACAAGGCTGTGTTGAATCGATAGCCCTGACCCGGAATGGTTTCGATCGGGCAGTTGCAACCATAGCTGGCTAACTTGCGTCGCAATAACCGCATTTGTGCTGCAACCACATTGCTGATCGGTTCTTCTTCTAGATCCCAGAGTTGATGCCGAATTTTGCTACCTGAAATGATGCGATTAGGATTTTGCATCAGATAGGCGAGGATTTGAAATTCCTTGACGGTTAAAGGAATCGCTTGAGGAGGCTGAGCTAGTTCGCTGCACAGGGCATTATTGGCATAATCTAGCGTGAATGCACCAATACTGAGGTTTTGGGGTTGAAGTTGAGGCGATCGCCGCTGAAGTGCCCGCAACCGTGCCAGCAGTTCTTCCATCACAAATGGCTTGACCAAGTAATCATCGGCTCCAGCATCGAGTCCGGCGATCCGGTTTTCAGGTTGTCCCAGGGCGGTGAGCATCAGCACGGGTAAGGGGTTTTGGTGCATTCTGAGCCGCTGGCATAACTCTAGCCCTGATAGCTCTGGTAGCAGCCAATCGACGATCGCCACCGTGTAATCTGTCCACTGGCTTTCAAGACAATGCCATGCCTGAGAGCCGTCTGGCACCCAATCTACTACGTATTTTTCGCTCACTAAGATTTGCTTAATGGCTAGTCCCAAATCCGCTTCGTCTTCTACTAGCAAAACTCGCATAGCCCCAATGAAATTAACCACAAGCTTGATTTTACAGAAATCGCTGCCATTTCACCTGATTTTCATCTGCTCTTTGGCAGACTATGGAAGATTTTGGTTTAGCCCCGCGTCTTTGTGAGGAAGTATTATGAAATCCGCTCTATTTATTAGTTCCATTATTGCTGTTGGTTTGGCTATCAGTGTACCTAGCGTTGGGTTTGCTCACGTTGGGCATGGCGATGAATTTCAGGCAGAGGGCGGTGTTCAGCGCGTGCAAGTCAATGCTGAAACCGATCAGATGTTGGGTATTATGGTTACGCCAATTGAGCCAGCCGCAGATGGTAGCGCCGCTGTTATGGTGCCTATCACAGCATTGGTCGATGCTAACGGTAAGCAACTCGTCTTCGTGCAGTATGAGAATTTTTATGAGCCTGTTCCCATCACAACTGGCGCAACTCAGGGCGACCTGATCGAGGTAACTCAAGGATTGTCAGTTGGGGAAAAACTTGTCACTGAAGGAAGTTTGTCGCTCTATGCAGAATCGCGCAAAACTCAAACTGCCAATGCAGCCGCCAGTCCAACCGCAATCGCCTCTCCCCAAACTAGTACAGCCCATGCTCAGGCAGATGCTCAAGGAATCCCTCATAGCCACGATGATGCTGGTAATCTCGTCTCACAGTCTAGTGAAACGACTCCGCAACCGAGCGGATTCCCGATAGGGATTGTAGCCGCAGCCGGTGGTGGAGCAGCGCTGTTGGTAGGGGCGATCGCCTTTATGAGTGGCGGTCGCAAAAAGAAGAACATCTTTTCTAACAAGAAAGGGGGCTTCTAATTTAAGATGTTTAACTCGATTCTAAATCAGACGCTCAAAAACTCGATAGCTCAGCGGTGGTTCATCGTCGTCTGTGCCATTTTAGTGACAGTCTGGGGAGTCTTCAGTGCCACCCAAATGCCGCTAGATGTGTTTCCCGAATTCGCCCCACCCCAAGTCGATATTCACACCGAAGCGACTGGACTCGCTCCAGAGGAAGTAGAGTCGCAAATTACTGTACCGATTGAAAGTGCGGTGAATGGCTTGCCAGGTGTGACAACTGTGCGATCGTCCTCCAAGGTGGGGCTGTCGATGGTGCAAGTGGTGTTTGACCAGGATGCCGATATTTACCAAGCGCGGCAAGCCGTGACAGAACGGCTGCAACAGGTGACAAATCAGCTTCCTGAAGGTGTGCATTCGCCAGAGATTTCACCCCTAGCATCGCCATTGGGCACCATTTTGCAATATGCCTTCACTGTCAATGGACAGGGAAAAACGTCGCTGATGGATCTGCGTCGTTTAGTCGATAGTACGCTCAGCAATCAAATTTTGTCCGTGCCAGGAGTCACCGATGTCACAATCTACGGTGGAGATGAGCGTCAAGAACAGGTACTAGTTGATCCAGAAAAGCTGCGATCGCGCAATGTTTCCCTCACCGAAGTTACCAATGCAGCTAGAGGCGCAAACTCTAATGCCCCAGGCGGTTTTCTGATTGGCGGTGGTCAAGAACTGTTGGTGCGCGGCATTGGGCAGGTGAAATCGATCGCCGATCTGCAAGAATCTGTCGTGAAAGTTCAGGATAGCAAGCCAGTTTTTCTTAAAGATGTGGCGGTAGTCAAAACCGGAGCAGCCCTGAAGCGAGGAGATGCCAGCTTTAATGGGCAGCCTGCGGTGGTACTGATGATTAATAAACAGCCCGATGTCGATACACCTACTGTCACCAAAGCCGTGGAAGCAGTGATGCAATCGTTGCAGCCGAATTTTCCCCCTGATGTGCAAATAGCGCAAACGTTTCGCCAGTCTAATTTTATTGATTCTGCTATTGGCAATGTCAGCGGCTCTCTGATTGAAGGCATCATTATCGTTTCGGTGATTATGTTGCTATTTTTGATGAATTGGCGCACAGCGGTAATTACCCTGAGCGCAATTCCGCTGTCCTTGTTAATCGGGTTGATGTTTATGAAAGCCTTTGGTTTAGGCATCAATACCATGACGCTGGGTGGGTTAGTGGTTGCTATTGGATCGGTAGTAGATGATTCGATCGTCGATATGGAAAACTGCTATCGCGGACTCCGAACCAATCAGGCACAGGGCAATCCCAAGCACCCGTTCCAGGTTGTGTATGACACGTCTGTGGAAGTGCGGCTGGCAGTGATTTTTTCTACAGTGATTATCGTTGTCGTGTTTGCGCCAATCTTCAGTTTGACTGGCGTAGAAGGGCGGATTTTTGCGCCGATGGGATTAGCATATTTGCTCTCGATCGCGGCTTCTACACTGGTCGCCATGACCCTTTCCCCTGCCCTTTGTGCCATTCTGCTGGCGAATCAAACCCTGCCTCAGCAAGGCACATTCATTTCACGATGGGCAGAACGGCTGTATCGTCCCCTGCTGAATCTGTCGCTGCGATCGCCCCAAATTATTCTAGGTTTGGCGCTGGCTGCATTGGTTGCTGCTTTTGCGATCATTCCCTCTTTGGGACGGGTGTTTCTGCCAGAATTCCAGGAAAAATCGATGGTCAACTCGATGGTGTTGTTCCCCGGCGTCTCGCTGGATATGACTAATCGGGCAGGCACCGCGCTTTCCAATTCACTTAAGGATAATCCCTTGTATGAGTGGGTGCAGGTGCGAGCAGGACGCACTCCTGGTGACGCAGATGGGGCAGGTGTCAATATGGCACACGTCGATGTGGAACTCAGCGACCTGGCGATGCAAGACCGAGAAGCCAGCGTGAAACAACTGCGTGAAGCGTTCCTCAAATTGCCTGGTGTTGCACCTAACATTGGCGGGTTTATTTCCCACCGCATGGATGAAGTGCTGTCTGGGGTAAGAAGCGCGATCGCCGTGAAAATCTTTGGTCCAGACCTGACCGAACTGCGACGGATCGGCGAACAGGTGCGGGATATCATCCAGCCCATTGGTGGAGTTGTAGACTTACAGCTTGAACCCCAACTGCCGATCCGTCAGGTGCAAATCCAATACAATCGCGCAGCAGCAGCTACTTATGGCTTGAGTATGGAGCAATTATCAGGCGTAGTGGAAACTGCTCTCAATGGACGCGTGGTGTCACAAGTGGCAGAGAACCAGCAACTGATCGATATTTCTGTTGCACTGGCAGAGAATGCTCGCAATAATTTAGATGCCATTCGCGCCATTCCCCTCTTTACTCCCACCGGGCAAACCATTTCGTTGAGTACCGTCGCCACTGTAGATTACGGTATGGGAGCCAATGTGGTGAATCGGGAAGATGTGTCGCGGTTGATTGTTGTTTCAGCAAACGTGGCGGAACGCGATCTGGGCAGCGTGGTGAGCGATATTCAAGCTCAAATTCGGCAAAAAGTGCAGTTGCCCAATGGCTATTTTATCCAGTACGGCGGACAGTTTGAATCGGAACAACGTGCTAGCAATAACTTGCTAGTATTTAGTATCCTAGCTGCGATCGCCATTGCGGTACTGATGTTCTTCTCGGTGAAGTCACTCTCTGCCACAATCGCCATTATGATTAATCTACCGTTGGCGCTGGTGGGTGGCATTGTTTCCATCGCCTTGACTGGCGGTGTAATTTCGATCGCATCCTTGATCGGATTCATCACCTTATTCGGCGTTGCCGTCCGAAATGGCTTGTTATTGGTAGACAACTACAACAACAAGTTTGCTCAAGGGATGCACCTCCAAGATGTCATTGTCAACGGCTCTCTGGAGCGAGTAAACGCTATTCTAATGACGGCGCTCACTTCCGCACTGGGGATGCTGCCGTTAGCGATCGCCAGTGGAGCCGGAAACGAAATTCTGCAACCCTTAGCAATTGTGGTGCTAGGCGGTTTGTTTACCTCTACAGCGCTGACTTTGTTGGTTATTCCTGCTGTCTACGCGAAGTTTGGCAAACGCTTGATGCCCAAACAAAAATCAGTCGCAGTTGAAACAAGTTTTCCGGTGAATGCGGAGCCACAACCGTCTGCCAGTTCGGTTTTATAAAGTTTCTAAAAGCTGATTAGGGGCGCGATTCGTTTACCAATATGAGATGCGATCGCACCCCTGCTTAATACCTTTTAGCTTTTCTGGGTTGACCACTGCAAAGATTGACTGGATCTGCTCATTTGTAATATCAAAGCTAAAAACGCTATGGAGCTTTTCATTGACGAGATTGATGATTCCAGGCTGTCCATTAATTGTGACAATTTGAGGAACCATTGTAGGGGTTAATTGGCTGCGTCGAATTGCTAATAAAAATCGAGCTACCTTTATACAACCATGTAGCGGTTTCTGGGCTGCAATTGTCTTGCCTCCTCCATCTGACCAGAAAGTTATGTCTTCTGCCATCAACGTAATGAGCGACTGCAAATCCCCTTGATTCCAATAGTCAAGAAACCGTTCTAGCAGGATATTATTCGCATGAGAATCTAGACTGATCGCTGGTCTGCGTAGGACAAGGTGGTGATTAGCGCGATGTACAATTTGACGGCAATTTGAAACACTTCTACCAACAGTTTTGGCAATATCATCGTAACTGTAATCGAACACTTCGCGTAAGAGAAATACTGCTCTTTCCGTAGGAGATAAACATTCAAGCAGCATTAAAAACGCAAAGGAAAGAGATTCTGCTAATTCCGCACTATCCTTCGTACACAACTCCGTTACTAAAGGTTCAGGTAGCCAAGCTCCTACATACTGTTCTCGCTTCACACGGGCAGAACGATGGTGATCAATACACAATCGAGTCACAATTT
This genomic interval from Chroococcidiopsis sp. TS-821 contains the following:
- the rppA gene encoding two-component system response regulator RppA, whose amino-acid sequence is MRVLLVEDEADLGLAIKQILVSEKYVVDWVPDGSQAWHCLESQWTDYTVAIVDWLLPELSGLELCQRLRMHQNPLPVLMLTALGQPENRIAGLDAGADDYLVKPFVMEELLARLRALQRRSPQLQPQNLSIGAFTLDYANNALCSELAQPPQAIPLTVKEFQILAYLMQNPNRIISGSKIRHQLWDLEEEPISNVVAAQMRLLRRKLASYGCNCPIETIPGQGYRFNTAL
- a CDS encoding efflux RND transporter periplasmic adaptor subunit — translated: MKSALFISSIIAVGLAISVPSVGFAHVGHGDEFQAEGGVQRVQVNAETDQMLGIMVTPIEPAADGSAAVMVPITALVDANGKQLVFVQYENFYEPVPITTGATQGDLIEVTQGLSVGEKLVTEGSLSLYAESRKTQTANAAASPTAIASPQTSTAHAQADAQGIPHSHDDAGNLVSQSSETTPQPSGFPIGIVAAAGGGAALLVGAIAFMSGGRKKKNIFSNKKGGF
- a CDS encoding CusA/CzcA family heavy metal efflux RND transporter, which codes for MFNSILNQTLKNSIAQRWFIVVCAILVTVWGVFSATQMPLDVFPEFAPPQVDIHTEATGLAPEEVESQITVPIESAVNGLPGVTTVRSSSKVGLSMVQVVFDQDADIYQARQAVTERLQQVTNQLPEGVHSPEISPLASPLGTILQYAFTVNGQGKTSLMDLRRLVDSTLSNQILSVPGVTDVTIYGGDERQEQVLVDPEKLRSRNVSLTEVTNAARGANSNAPGGFLIGGGQELLVRGIGQVKSIADLQESVVKVQDSKPVFLKDVAVVKTGAALKRGDASFNGQPAVVLMINKQPDVDTPTVTKAVEAVMQSLQPNFPPDVQIAQTFRQSNFIDSAIGNVSGSLIEGIIIVSVIMLLFLMNWRTAVITLSAIPLSLLIGLMFMKAFGLGINTMTLGGLVVAIGSVVDDSIVDMENCYRGLRTNQAQGNPKHPFQVVYDTSVEVRLAVIFSTVIIVVVFAPIFSLTGVEGRIFAPMGLAYLLSIAASTLVAMTLSPALCAILLANQTLPQQGTFISRWAERLYRPLLNLSLRSPQIILGLALAALVAAFAIIPSLGRVFLPEFQEKSMVNSMVLFPGVSLDMTNRAGTALSNSLKDNPLYEWVQVRAGRTPGDADGAGVNMAHVDVELSDLAMQDREASVKQLREAFLKLPGVAPNIGGFISHRMDEVLSGVRSAIAVKIFGPDLTELRRIGEQVRDIIQPIGGVVDLQLEPQLPIRQVQIQYNRAAAATYGLSMEQLSGVVETALNGRVVSQVAENQQLIDISVALAENARNNLDAIRAIPLFTPTGQTISLSTVATVDYGMGANVVNREDVSRLIVVSANVAERDLGSVVSDIQAQIRQKVQLPNGYFIQYGGQFESEQRASNNLLVFSILAAIAIAVLMFFSVKSLSATIAIMINLPLALVGGIVSIALTGGVISIASLIGFITLFGVAVRNGLLLVDNYNNKFAQGMHLQDVIVNGSLERVNAILMTALTSALGMLPLAIASGAGNEILQPLAIVVLGGLFTSTALTLLVIPAVYAKFGKRLMPKQKSVAVETSFPVNAEPQPSASSVL
- a CDS encoding RNA polymerase sigma-70 factor, with translation MSQLKIFNQYRSLLFAIAYRMLGSVSDAEDIVQEAWIRWQNTETIVKSPKAFLSKIVTRLCIDHHRSARVKREQYVGAWLPEPLVTELCTKDSAELAESLSFAFLMLLECLSPTERAVFLLREVFDYSYDDIAKTVGRSVSNCRQIVHRANHHLVLRRPAISLDSHANNILLERFLDYWNQGDLQSLITLMAEDITFWSDGGGKTIAAQKPLHGCIKVARFLLAIRRSQLTPTMVPQIVTINGQPGIINLVNEKLHSVFSFDITNEQIQSIFAVVNPEKLKGIKQGCDRISYW